One genomic window of Osmia bicornis bicornis chromosome 3, iOsmBic2.1, whole genome shotgun sequence includes the following:
- the LOC114871930 gene encoding heterogeneous nuclear ribonucleoprotein R isoform X4 — MAEGNGEIKMEEKQSKEEMEYVERTEDYAKLIQYGLDEKVAAKLDEIYKTGKLAHVDLDARALDALKEFPVEGALNVLIQFLESNLEHVSNKSAYLCGVMKTYRQKSRGGQGTGTSTTPKAPDEDKIKMILERTGYPLDVTTGQRKYGGPPPNWEGPTPGTGCEVFCGKIPKDMYEDELIPLFEKCGKIWDLRLMMDPMAGCNRGYAFITFTNREAAQQAVKELDNHEIKPGKNLKVNISVPNLRLFVGNIPKSKGKEEILEEFGKLTAGLTEVIIYSSPDDKKKNRGFCFLEYESHKAASLAKRRLSTGRIKVWGCDIIVDWADPQEEPDEQTMSKVRVLYVKNLTQDCSEEKLKECFEQYGNIERVKKIKDYAFVHFEERDNAVKAMNELNGKEIGGSHIEVSLAKPPSDKKKKEEMLRARERRMFQMLQGRSGGSPSHPSMMGGPMPIRGPGQGPRGTGAGMRGQMGRGDYDYDYDYYGYGDYRGGYSDPYYDDYYRYEDYYFDYAPPPPPARGRGRQPQPAGRGRGVVPRGRIGGPQVRGPVRGGRNPATSGARGVQRLSARGGVRAKGSLPAGKRKFDGGHQNQGESKRRFQSNWGNQPLAQQPLGNAYGLASVNGGSGGGGGGDIGFGGRTATLGGISSDDHEWYQDSYQSWS; from the exons ATGGCAGAAGGGAATGGAGAGATAAAAATGGAAGAGAAGCAATCTAAGGAGGAAATGGAATATGTAGAAAGAACAGAAGACTatgcaaaattaattcaatatgGATTGGATGAAAAAGTAGCTGCTAAACTGGATGAAATTTATAAGACAGGAAAGTTAGCTCATGTAGATCTGGATGCAAGAGCATTGGATGCGTTAAAGGAATTTCCTGTAGAGGGTGCATTAAATGTACTCATACAATTTCTTGAATCTAATTTAGAGCATGTATCAAATAAATCTGCATATCTTTGCGGTGTAATGAAAACGTACAGACAAAAAAGTCGAGGTGGACAAGGTACTGGTACCAGCACGACTCCAAAAGCACCAGACgaggataaaataaaa ATGATTCTTGAACGAACTGGGTATCCATTGGATGTGACAACAGGGCAAAGAAAATATGGAGGACCTCCTCCAAATTGGGAAGGTCCAACACCAGGAACTGGTTGCGAG GTGTTCTGTGGAAAAATTCCAAAAGATATGTACGAAGATGAATTGATtccattatttgaaaaatgtggAAAAATTTGGGATTTGAGATTAATGATGGATCCAATGGCAGGTTGCAACAGGGGATATGCATTTATTACTTTTACTAATAGGGAAGCAGCACAACAAGCTGTTAAAGAG CTCGATAATCACGAAATAAAACCCGGCAAGAATCTGAAAGTAAACATTAGCGTTCCTAATCTACGACTTTTCGTGGGGAACATACCAAAGTCAAAAGGCAAAGAGGAGATCTTGGAGGAATTTGGTAAATTAACAG CTGGCCTGACGGAGGTGATTATCTACAGTTCGCCGGAcgataagaagaaaaacagaGGCTTTTGCTTCTTAGAGTATGAATCTCACAAAGCTGCTTCTTTGGCGAAGCGAAGACTGAGCACTGGCCGAATCAAGGTGTGGGGCTGCGATATTATAGTCGATTGGGCTGATCCTCAAGAGGAACCTGACGAACAGACAATGTCCAAA GTACGTGTGTTATATGTGAAGAACTTGACGCAAGATTGCTCGGAGGAGAAATTAAAAGAGTGTTTTGAACAGTACGGTAATATCGAAAGAGTGAAAAAAATCAAAGACTATGCTTTTGTACATTTCGAAGAAAGGGATAATGCTGTTAAG GCAATGAACGAATTAAATGGAAAAGAGATCGGAGGCTCTCATATAGAAGTATCTCTGGCGAAACCACCAtccgataaaaagaaaaaggaggagaTGCTTCGTGCCAGAGAACGAAGAATGTTTCAAATGTTACAAGGTCGTAGCGG AGGTTCCCCGTCGCATCCGAGCATGATGGGAGGACCGATGCCAATTCGAGGACCTGGTCAGGGTCCTCGAGGTACTGGTGCAGGTATGCGAGGACAGATGGGACGAGGTGATTATG ATTATGATTACGACTATTACGGTTATGGGGATTATCGAGGTGGCTACAGTGATCCATATTACGATGACTATTATCGATACGAAGATTACTATTTCGATTACGCGCCGCCTCCGCCACCTGCCAGAGGGAGAGGCAGGCAGCCTCAACCG GCTGGACGTGGTCGTGGAGTAGTCCCGCGTGGCCGAATCGGTGGCCCGCAAGTCCGTGGGCCAGTCAGGGGGGGACGCAACCCCGCAACTTCAGGGGCCCGTGGGGTCCAGCGGCTGTCCGCTCGTGGGGGGGTCCGCGCCAAGGGAAGTTTACCAG CAGGTAAACGAAAATTTGACGGGGGTCACCAGAACCAGGGGGAATCTAAGCGTCGCTTCCAGAGCAACTGGGGAAACCAACCCCTCGCTCAGCAACCACTGGGCAATGCGTACGGATTGGCGAGTGTGAATGGTGGcagtggtggtggtggcggcgGTGACATTGGATTTGGAGGCAGGACCGCTACGCTCGGCGGTATTTCCAGTGACGACCACGAGTGGTATCAAGACTCTTACCAATCGTGGAGCTAA
- the LOC114871930 gene encoding heterogeneous nuclear ribonucleoprotein R isoform X6, giving the protein MAEGNGEIKMEEKQSKEEMEYVERTEDYAKLIQYGLDEKVAAKLDEIYKTGKLAHVDLDARALDALKEFPVEGALNVLIQFLESNLEHVSNKSAYLCGVMKTYRQKSRGGQGTGTSTTPKAPDEDKIKMILERTGYPLDVTTGQRKYGGPPPNWEGPTPGTGCEVFCGKIPKDMYEDELIPLFEKCGKIWDLRLMMDPMAGCNRGYAFITFTNREAAQQAVKELDNHEIKPGKNLKVNISVPNLRLFVGNIPKSKGKEEILEEFGKLTAGLTEVIIYSSPDDKKKNRGFCFLEYESHKAASLAKRRLSTGRIKVWGCDIIVDWADPQEEPDEQTMSKVRVLYVKNLTQDCSEEKLKECFEQYGNIERVKKIKDYAFVHFEERDNAVKAMNELNGKEIGGSHIEVSLAKPPSDKKKKEEMLRARERRMFQMLQGRSGGSPSHPSMMGGPMPIRGPGQGPRGTGAGMRGQMGRGDYGWTWSWSSPAWPNRWPASPWASQGGTQPRNFRGPWGPAAVRSWGGPRQGKFTSR; this is encoded by the exons ATGGCAGAAGGGAATGGAGAGATAAAAATGGAAGAGAAGCAATCTAAGGAGGAAATGGAATATGTAGAAAGAACAGAAGACTatgcaaaattaattcaatatgGATTGGATGAAAAAGTAGCTGCTAAACTGGATGAAATTTATAAGACAGGAAAGTTAGCTCATGTAGATCTGGATGCAAGAGCATTGGATGCGTTAAAGGAATTTCCTGTAGAGGGTGCATTAAATGTACTCATACAATTTCTTGAATCTAATTTAGAGCATGTATCAAATAAATCTGCATATCTTTGCGGTGTAATGAAAACGTACAGACAAAAAAGTCGAGGTGGACAAGGTACTGGTACCAGCACGACTCCAAAAGCACCAGACgaggataaaataaaa ATGATTCTTGAACGAACTGGGTATCCATTGGATGTGACAACAGGGCAAAGAAAATATGGAGGACCTCCTCCAAATTGGGAAGGTCCAACACCAGGAACTGGTTGCGAG GTGTTCTGTGGAAAAATTCCAAAAGATATGTACGAAGATGAATTGATtccattatttgaaaaatgtggAAAAATTTGGGATTTGAGATTAATGATGGATCCAATGGCAGGTTGCAACAGGGGATATGCATTTATTACTTTTACTAATAGGGAAGCAGCACAACAAGCTGTTAAAGAG CTCGATAATCACGAAATAAAACCCGGCAAGAATCTGAAAGTAAACATTAGCGTTCCTAATCTACGACTTTTCGTGGGGAACATACCAAAGTCAAAAGGCAAAGAGGAGATCTTGGAGGAATTTGGTAAATTAACAG CTGGCCTGACGGAGGTGATTATCTACAGTTCGCCGGAcgataagaagaaaaacagaGGCTTTTGCTTCTTAGAGTATGAATCTCACAAAGCTGCTTCTTTGGCGAAGCGAAGACTGAGCACTGGCCGAATCAAGGTGTGGGGCTGCGATATTATAGTCGATTGGGCTGATCCTCAAGAGGAACCTGACGAACAGACAATGTCCAAA GTACGTGTGTTATATGTGAAGAACTTGACGCAAGATTGCTCGGAGGAGAAATTAAAAGAGTGTTTTGAACAGTACGGTAATATCGAAAGAGTGAAAAAAATCAAAGACTATGCTTTTGTACATTTCGAAGAAAGGGATAATGCTGTTAAG GCAATGAACGAATTAAATGGAAAAGAGATCGGAGGCTCTCATATAGAAGTATCTCTGGCGAAACCACCAtccgataaaaagaaaaaggaggagaTGCTTCGTGCCAGAGAACGAAGAATGTTTCAAATGTTACAAGGTCGTAGCGG AGGTTCCCCGTCGCATCCGAGCATGATGGGAGGACCGATGCCAATTCGAGGACCTGGTCAGGGTCCTCGAGGTACTGGTGCAGGTATGCGAGGACAGATGGGACGAGGTGATTATG GCTGGACGTGGTCGTGGAGTAGTCCCGCGTGGCCGAATCGGTGGCCCGCAAGTCCGTGGGCCAGTCAGGGGGGGACGCAACCCCGCAACTTCAGGGGCCCGTGGGGTCCAGCGGCTGTCCGCTCGTGGGGGGGTCCGCGCCAAGGGAAGTTTACCAG CAGGTAA
- the LOC114871930 gene encoding heterogeneous nuclear ribonucleoprotein R isoform X8 — protein sequence MAEGNGEIKMEEKQSKEEMEYVERTEDYAKLIQYGLDEKVAAKLDEIYKTGKLAHVDLDARALDALKEFPVEGALNVLIQFLESNLEHVSNKSAYLCGVMKTYRQKSRGGQGTGTSTTPKAPDEDKIKMILERTGYPLDVTTGQRKYGGPPPNWEGPTPGTGCEVFCGKIPKDMYEDELIPLFEKCGKIWDLRLMMDPMAGCNRGYAFITFTNREAAQQAVKELDNHEIKPGKNLKVNISVPNLRLFVGNIPKSKGKEEILEEFGKLTAGLTEVIIYSSPDDKKKNRGFCFLEYESHKAASLAKRRLSTGRIKVWGCDIIVDWADPQEEPDEQTMSKVRVLYVKNLTQDCSEEKLKECFEQYGNIERVKKIKDYAFVHFEERDNAVKAMNELNGKEIGGSHIEVSLAKPPSDKKKKEEMLRARERRMFQMLQGRSGGSPSHPSMMGGPMPIRGPGQGPRGTGAGMRGQMGRGDYGWTWSWSSPAWPNRWPASPWASQGGTQPRNFRGPWGPAAVRSWGGPRQGKFTR from the exons ATGGCAGAAGGGAATGGAGAGATAAAAATGGAAGAGAAGCAATCTAAGGAGGAAATGGAATATGTAGAAAGAACAGAAGACTatgcaaaattaattcaatatgGATTGGATGAAAAAGTAGCTGCTAAACTGGATGAAATTTATAAGACAGGAAAGTTAGCTCATGTAGATCTGGATGCAAGAGCATTGGATGCGTTAAAGGAATTTCCTGTAGAGGGTGCATTAAATGTACTCATACAATTTCTTGAATCTAATTTAGAGCATGTATCAAATAAATCTGCATATCTTTGCGGTGTAATGAAAACGTACAGACAAAAAAGTCGAGGTGGACAAGGTACTGGTACCAGCACGACTCCAAAAGCACCAGACgaggataaaataaaa ATGATTCTTGAACGAACTGGGTATCCATTGGATGTGACAACAGGGCAAAGAAAATATGGAGGACCTCCTCCAAATTGGGAAGGTCCAACACCAGGAACTGGTTGCGAG GTGTTCTGTGGAAAAATTCCAAAAGATATGTACGAAGATGAATTGATtccattatttgaaaaatgtggAAAAATTTGGGATTTGAGATTAATGATGGATCCAATGGCAGGTTGCAACAGGGGATATGCATTTATTACTTTTACTAATAGGGAAGCAGCACAACAAGCTGTTAAAGAG CTCGATAATCACGAAATAAAACCCGGCAAGAATCTGAAAGTAAACATTAGCGTTCCTAATCTACGACTTTTCGTGGGGAACATACCAAAGTCAAAAGGCAAAGAGGAGATCTTGGAGGAATTTGGTAAATTAACAG CTGGCCTGACGGAGGTGATTATCTACAGTTCGCCGGAcgataagaagaaaaacagaGGCTTTTGCTTCTTAGAGTATGAATCTCACAAAGCTGCTTCTTTGGCGAAGCGAAGACTGAGCACTGGCCGAATCAAGGTGTGGGGCTGCGATATTATAGTCGATTGGGCTGATCCTCAAGAGGAACCTGACGAACAGACAATGTCCAAA GTACGTGTGTTATATGTGAAGAACTTGACGCAAGATTGCTCGGAGGAGAAATTAAAAGAGTGTTTTGAACAGTACGGTAATATCGAAAGAGTGAAAAAAATCAAAGACTATGCTTTTGTACATTTCGAAGAAAGGGATAATGCTGTTAAG GCAATGAACGAATTAAATGGAAAAGAGATCGGAGGCTCTCATATAGAAGTATCTCTGGCGAAACCACCAtccgataaaaagaaaaaggaggagaTGCTTCGTGCCAGAGAACGAAGAATGTTTCAAATGTTACAAGGTCGTAGCGG AGGTTCCCCGTCGCATCCGAGCATGATGGGAGGACCGATGCCAATTCGAGGACCTGGTCAGGGTCCTCGAGGTACTGGTGCAGGTATGCGAGGACAGATGGGACGAGGTGATTATG GCTGGACGTGGTCGTGGAGTAGTCCCGCGTGGCCGAATCGGTGGCCCGCAAGTCCGTGGGCCAGTCAGGGGGGGACGCAACCCCGCAACTTCAGGGGCCCGTGGGGTCCAGCGGCTGTCCGCTCGTGGGGGGGTCCGCGCCAAGGGAAGTTTACCAG GTAA